The Linepithema humile isolate Giens D197 chromosome 2, Lhum_UNIL_v1.0, whole genome shotgun sequence genome has a segment encoding these proteins:
- the LOC105679066 gene encoding eukaryotic translation initiation factor 4E transporter isoform X8 yields the protein MRLIAVQNFIGSNWHRRPRKRPLVGPTGSPFLDALVMQTRSCRWFRKNKSVNPLKRVTFRDEAIISMSVAGEVTDTSIMEVGRSRPQFQYSREELMLIKNLRLSKIRPAFLDVACNNARGVWDPERWHSDRKRSDTPPKEERTGRSDQITENHSKRRNNGDPRDRIRKEQDGIVLSPQRRSFNSGCFVNVSQPPNRRPESPIGKTELRNTFQVSHREPVRRIGSGRILTRDIWDFRSENEKIEPERADYGFRSGTAGGGSLRDRDNRDNRDGKERDRERDIRDRERDRDNLRERDERFERRSFGRDYGDRGDRERDRGDRGVERNERNNHQTDRDKDRGREKRFGNDRRRTYSDNRELDEPEWFSSGPTSQHDTIELRGFEDIPEEKAVNSSNTNAKSKKQTPAQKKRGKKNSTEKDDKASESSAGPKGRSTPTVMDQPMNVVPAPHSPISEQTEQSSITQTKENDVSESTVTEQTTSESAENSNANQNQEDSHPLKFLDDFLKSDTFPGVSGLLTNGVGSNSGTGSRFSQWFKRESPIQQADSRRTSIQDELLNNLLNDITEPNIQIPSVTESNTYFAPISPANTTNNANTATNGVKLLEMLHRGNKPNQNGQGDATNTAIPMMKNCSIKDLEVGGKVVHSLEELEARMRGGAPPPATSTDTPRVNKTEEDLSAFKKLLAQVTGGQAVPAANGPITQKQPVTLMQLLNSQLKTQQPPMPHQQPPAETLHTTTFNHVGPLGPTQHPHQAQMQHENLMKVLQIQQQQQQQQQQQQQQQQQQQQQQQKQRHSDAMMSMMMGNQRMLGVSPTEMQIMINNVASSQELLQRPEAQAIIQGLQQGEITRQHLIQQLQNPAMQHRHREVLVNILKMYGGTTPRTISPHPHPTAPTPQDHILQQMLYQQQQQRIPSPMNNVMPHRVPSPREIVMHTQSIMQGALIKKKLEEQRENFRKRQDQQQQQQQQQQQQQQQQQQQQQQQVQQQRASSPVNSPAKQTASPLAFTPTSVLRKMTADKEPDGSSNDPSKMSTQTQASQMQQMQSAVQLLAHGALSRHTALRPQAVQSTWSNPSLKQHPGRPIVKGGNNNNTSGNQFQYNAGNAEFQQHQHRTVSNVYGNPPRSKHTMATSLPPHHSVPQYNVAQNSIMNQRSNPINTQMKTQQVPSHLANMQQQPPHGTANMQQQQQQPPQRSVNTPMQLVVNQNYNSSRTGVSPLPNQIACNGIQKPE from the exons ATGAGACTCATTGCCGTCCAGAATTTTATCGGATCGAATTGGCACCGGCGCCCGCGGAAGCGTCCGCTAGTCGGGCCAACGGGGTCCCCTTTCCTGGACGCCTTGGTCATGCAGACTAGGTCCTGCCGCTGGTTTCGGAAAAACAAATCCGTCAATCCTCTTAAGCGGGTGACCTTTC GAGATGAGGCCATTATATCAATGTCGGTGGCCGGAGAGGTGACTGACACTTCAATCATGGAAGTAGGCCGTTCCAGACCTCAGTTTCAATATTCTCGG GAGGAGTTGAtgctgataaaaaatttacgactGTCGAAAATTAGGCCTGCATTCTTGGACGTTGCTTGCAACAA CGCGCGAGGTGTTTGGGATCCTGAACGTTGGCACTCGGACAGAAAGCGCAGTGATACACCCCCGAAAGAGGAACGGACTGGACGTAGTGATCAAATCACTGAGAATCATAGTAAGCGACGTAACAATGGCGACCCACGGGACCGAATACGTAAGGAGCAAGACGGCATCGTTTTGAGCCCCCAACGAAGAAGTTTTAACTCGGGATGTTTCGTTAACGTGAGTCAGCCACCAAATCGTCGTCCGGAGAGCCCTATTGGCAAAACAGAG TTACGGAACACTTTTCAGGTGAGCCACCGCGAGCCTGTTCGCCGAATCGGCAGCGGCAGGATTCTGACGCGGGATATATGGGACTTCAGATCGGAGAACGAGAAGATCGAACCCGAACGAGCGGATTACGGCTTTAGGTCAGGCACGGCCGGCGGCGGTTCTCTGCGCGATCGCGATAACAGAGATAATCGCGACGGGAAGGAGCGGGACAGAGAGCGCGATATACGGGACAGAGAGCGTGATCGTGACAATCTGCGCGAGCGGGACGAGAGATTCGAGCGGAGATCATTCGGCCGGGATTACGGTGATCGCGGCGATAGAGAGCGCGATCGCGGCGATAGAGGAGTGGAGCGAAACGAACGGAACAATCATCAAACGGATCGCGACAAGGATCGTGGGCGCGAGAAGAGATTTGGCAACGATCGTCGACGAACTTACAGCGACAATCGCGAGTTGGACGAGCCCGAATGGTTCAGCTCCGGGCCTACGTCTCAGCACGATACCATCGAGCTGAGAGGCTTTGAGGATATCCCGGAGGAGAAGGCGGTGAACAGCAGTAATACGAATGCCAAGAGCAAGAAGCAGACGCCCGCGCAGAAGAAACGGGGCAAGAAGAACTCCACGGAGAAGGATGATAAAGCGAGCGAGAGCTCGGCGGGCCCGAAAGGCCGAAGCACACCCACCGTGATGGATCAACCTATGAACGTTGTACCGGCGCCGCATTCTCCGATCTCTGAACAGACTGAGCAATCCTCCATCACTCAGACCAAGGAGAATGACGTCAGTGAGAGCACCGTGACCGAACAGACGACGTCCGAATCCGCAGAGAATTCTAACGCCAATCAGAATCAGGAGGACTCGCATCCTTTGAAGTTCCTGGACGATTTCCTGAAGTCCGATACGTTCCCCGGTGTTTCCGGACTGTTAACG AACGGAGTTGGCTCCAACAGTGGCACCGGTTCCCGCTTCAGTCAGTGGTTTAAGAGGGAAAGTCCAATTCAGCAGGCGGACAGTCGTAGAACTTCCATACAAGATGAACTGCTGAATAATCTGTTGAACGACATCACCGAGCCGAACATACAGATACCATCAGTGACAGAATCGAACACCTACTTCGCTCCAATTTCTCCGGCCAACACGACGAACAACGCCAACACGGCTACGAACGGCGTTAAGTTATTGGAAATGCTACATCGCGGTAATAAGCCGAATCAAAACGGCCAAGGCGACGCGACCAACACGGCTATTCCCATGATGAAGAATTGTTCTATTAAAGATTTGG AAGTTGGTGGAAAAGTTGTGCACAGCTTAGAGGAATTAGAAGCACGCATGCGGGGTGGTGCTCCTCCACCTGCGACTTCGACTGATACACCCCGTGTAAATAAGACTGAAGAAGATCTCtctgcttttaaaaaattg cttGCTCAAGTGACTGGAGGACAAGCTGTGCCTGCAGCTAACGGACCTATCACTCAAAAACAACCTGTAACGTTAATGCAA CTGCTTAATTCGCAACTGAAAACCCAGCAACCGCCGATGCCGCATCAGCAGCCGCCCGCGGAAACACTTCATACTACGACATTTAATCATGTCGGACCTCTTGGTCCCACGCAGCATCCGCATCAGGCTCAGATGCAGCACGAGAACCTAATGAAAGTCTTGCAAATACAG cagcagcaacaacaacaacagcagcagcagcagcaacaacagcaacagcagcagcaacaacaacagaaACAGCGACATTCCGATGCCATGATGTCAATGATGATGGGCAATCAACGAATGTTAGGTGTCAGTCCGACGGAGATGCAAATAATGATAAACAATGTCGCGTCGAGCCAAGAGCTTTTGCAACGACCGGAAGCTCAAGCGATCATTCAAGGTCTGCAGCAAGGGGAGATCACCAGACAACATCTCATACAACAGTTGCAG AATCCCGCCATGCAGCATCGCCATCGGGAAGTCTTGGtgaacattttgaaaatgtacgGTGGCACCACACCTCGTACTATAAGTCCGCATCCTCATCCCACTGCTCCCACCCCCCAGGATCATATCCTGCAGCAGATGCTATatcagcagcagcaacagagAATTCCATCCCCGATGAACAATG TGATGCCACACAGAGTACCGTCGCCACGGGAGATCGTTATGCACACTCAATCCATAATGCAAGGTGCTTTAATTAAGAAGAAATTGGAGGAGCAGCGTGAGAATTTCCGTAAACGGCAGGatcaacagcagcagcagcagcagcagcagcaacaacaacagcagcagcagcagcaacagcagcagcaacaagtTCAGCAGCAGCGCGCGTCTAGTCCTGTTAACTCACCAGCTAAGCAAACAGCCAGTCCGCTCGCTTTTACTCCAACCTCCGTTTTACGTAAAATGACTGCTGATAAGGAACCCGACG GAAGCAGCAATGACCCATCCAAAATGTCCACACAAACTCAGGCTTCGCAAATGCAACAAATGCAGTCTGCAGTACAATTACTTGCGCACGGGGCTCTCTCGAGACACACCGCATTACGACCGCAAGCTGTCCAATCGACATGGTCGAATCCATCGCTTAAACAACATCCAG GTCGACCTATAGTAAAAGGCGGCAACAATAACAACACAAGCGGCAATCAGTTCCAATACAATGCGGGAAATGCAGAATTTCAACAGCATCAGCACAGGACGGTCTCAAACGTTTACGGCAACCCACCGAGATCTAAGCACACGATGGCGACCTCGCTACCGCCGCATCACAGCGTTCCGCAGTACAACGTGGCGCAGAACTCGATTATGAATCAGAGGTCAAATCCTATAAATACTCAAATGAAGACTCAGCAAGTCCCGTCGCATCTCGCCAATATGCAGCAACAACCGCCGCATGGAACCGCCAAcatgcagcagcagcagcagcaaccgCCGCAGCGGAGTGTAAATACACCGATGCAACTTGTCGTGAACCAAAATTACAATTCCAGTCGCACAG GTGTTTCTCCTCTCCCAAATCAAATTGCGTGCAACGGTATTCAGAAACCGGAATAG
- the LOC105679066 gene encoding eukaryotic translation initiation factor 4E transporter isoform X1 has protein sequence MRLIAVQNFIGSNWHRRPRKRPLVGPTGSPFLDALVMQTRSCRWFRKNKSVNPLKRVTFRDEAIISMSVAGEVTDTSIMEVGRSRPQFQYSREELMLIKNLRLSKIRPAFLDVACNNARGVWDPERWHSDRKRSDTPPKEERTGRSDQITENHSKRRNNGDPRDRIRKEQDGIVLSPQRRSFNSGCFVNVSQPPNRRPESPIGKTELRNTFQVSHREPVRRIGSGRILTRDIWDFRSENEKIEPERADYGFRSGTAGGGSLRDRDNRDNRDGKERDRERDIRDRERDRDNLRERDERFERRSFGRDYGDRGDRERDRGDRGVERNERNNHQTDRDKDRGREKRFGNDRRRTYSDNRELDEPEWFSSGPTSQHDTIELRGFEDIPEEKAVNSSNTNAKSKKQTPAQKKRGKKNSTEKDDKASESSAGPKGRSTPTVMDQPMNVVPAPHSPISEQTEQSSITQTKENDVSESTVTEQTTSESAENSNANQNQEDSHPLKFLDDFLKSDTFPGVSGLLTNGVGSNSGTGSRFSQWFKRESPIQQADSRRTSIQDELLNNLLNDITEPNIQIPSVTESNTYFAPISPANTTNNANTATNGVKLLEMLHRGNKPNQNGQGDATNTAIPMMKNCSIKDLEVGGKVVHSLEELEARMRGGAPPPATSTDTPRVNKTEEDLSAFKKLLAQVTGGQAVPAANGPITQKQPVTLMQLLNSQLKTQQPPMPHQQPPAETLHTTTFNHVGPLGPTQHPHQAQMQHENLMKVLQIQQQQQQQQQQQQQQQQQQQQQQQKQRHSDAMMSMMMGNQRMLGVSPTEMQIMINNVASSQELLQRPEAQAIIQGLQQGEITRQHLIQQLQNPAMQHRHREVLVNILKMYGGTTPRTISPHPHPTAPTPQDHILQQMLYQQQQQRIPSPMNNVMPHRVPSPREIVMHTQSIMQGALIKKKLEEQRENFRKRQDQQQQQQQQQQQQQQQQQQQQQQQVQQQRASSPVNSPAKQTASPLAFTPTSVLRKMTADKEPDGSSNDPSKMSTQTQASQMQQMQSAVQLLAHGALSRHTALRPQAVQSTWSNPSLKQHPGRPIVKGGNNNNTSGNQFQYNAGNAEFQQHQHRTVSNVYGNPPRSKHTMATSLPPHHSVPQYNVAQNSIMNQRSNPINTQMKTQQVPSHLANMQQQPPHGTANMQQQQQQPPQRSVNTPMQLVVNQNYNSSRTDGRAMRSQQMNMPVGRQPSPGLGFVGSNGGDLSPTSNQLARWFSPELLAQARAGKLPELVQTNVLSLEELEKLQHASTIVHN, from the exons ATGAGACTCATTGCCGTCCAGAATTTTATCGGATCGAATTGGCACCGGCGCCCGCGGAAGCGTCCGCTAGTCGGGCCAACGGGGTCCCCTTTCCTGGACGCCTTGGTCATGCAGACTAGGTCCTGCCGCTGGTTTCGGAAAAACAAATCCGTCAATCCTCTTAAGCGGGTGACCTTTC GAGATGAGGCCATTATATCAATGTCGGTGGCCGGAGAGGTGACTGACACTTCAATCATGGAAGTAGGCCGTTCCAGACCTCAGTTTCAATATTCTCGG GAGGAGTTGAtgctgataaaaaatttacgactGTCGAAAATTAGGCCTGCATTCTTGGACGTTGCTTGCAACAA CGCGCGAGGTGTTTGGGATCCTGAACGTTGGCACTCGGACAGAAAGCGCAGTGATACACCCCCGAAAGAGGAACGGACTGGACGTAGTGATCAAATCACTGAGAATCATAGTAAGCGACGTAACAATGGCGACCCACGGGACCGAATACGTAAGGAGCAAGACGGCATCGTTTTGAGCCCCCAACGAAGAAGTTTTAACTCGGGATGTTTCGTTAACGTGAGTCAGCCACCAAATCGTCGTCCGGAGAGCCCTATTGGCAAAACAGAG TTACGGAACACTTTTCAGGTGAGCCACCGCGAGCCTGTTCGCCGAATCGGCAGCGGCAGGATTCTGACGCGGGATATATGGGACTTCAGATCGGAGAACGAGAAGATCGAACCCGAACGAGCGGATTACGGCTTTAGGTCAGGCACGGCCGGCGGCGGTTCTCTGCGCGATCGCGATAACAGAGATAATCGCGACGGGAAGGAGCGGGACAGAGAGCGCGATATACGGGACAGAGAGCGTGATCGTGACAATCTGCGCGAGCGGGACGAGAGATTCGAGCGGAGATCATTCGGCCGGGATTACGGTGATCGCGGCGATAGAGAGCGCGATCGCGGCGATAGAGGAGTGGAGCGAAACGAACGGAACAATCATCAAACGGATCGCGACAAGGATCGTGGGCGCGAGAAGAGATTTGGCAACGATCGTCGACGAACTTACAGCGACAATCGCGAGTTGGACGAGCCCGAATGGTTCAGCTCCGGGCCTACGTCTCAGCACGATACCATCGAGCTGAGAGGCTTTGAGGATATCCCGGAGGAGAAGGCGGTGAACAGCAGTAATACGAATGCCAAGAGCAAGAAGCAGACGCCCGCGCAGAAGAAACGGGGCAAGAAGAACTCCACGGAGAAGGATGATAAAGCGAGCGAGAGCTCGGCGGGCCCGAAAGGCCGAAGCACACCCACCGTGATGGATCAACCTATGAACGTTGTACCGGCGCCGCATTCTCCGATCTCTGAACAGACTGAGCAATCCTCCATCACTCAGACCAAGGAGAATGACGTCAGTGAGAGCACCGTGACCGAACAGACGACGTCCGAATCCGCAGAGAATTCTAACGCCAATCAGAATCAGGAGGACTCGCATCCTTTGAAGTTCCTGGACGATTTCCTGAAGTCCGATACGTTCCCCGGTGTTTCCGGACTGTTAACG AACGGAGTTGGCTCCAACAGTGGCACCGGTTCCCGCTTCAGTCAGTGGTTTAAGAGGGAAAGTCCAATTCAGCAGGCGGACAGTCGTAGAACTTCCATACAAGATGAACTGCTGAATAATCTGTTGAACGACATCACCGAGCCGAACATACAGATACCATCAGTGACAGAATCGAACACCTACTTCGCTCCAATTTCTCCGGCCAACACGACGAACAACGCCAACACGGCTACGAACGGCGTTAAGTTATTGGAAATGCTACATCGCGGTAATAAGCCGAATCAAAACGGCCAAGGCGACGCGACCAACACGGCTATTCCCATGATGAAGAATTGTTCTATTAAAGATTTGG AAGTTGGTGGAAAAGTTGTGCACAGCTTAGAGGAATTAGAAGCACGCATGCGGGGTGGTGCTCCTCCACCTGCGACTTCGACTGATACACCCCGTGTAAATAAGACTGAAGAAGATCTCtctgcttttaaaaaattg cttGCTCAAGTGACTGGAGGACAAGCTGTGCCTGCAGCTAACGGACCTATCACTCAAAAACAACCTGTAACGTTAATGCAA CTGCTTAATTCGCAACTGAAAACCCAGCAACCGCCGATGCCGCATCAGCAGCCGCCCGCGGAAACACTTCATACTACGACATTTAATCATGTCGGACCTCTTGGTCCCACGCAGCATCCGCATCAGGCTCAGATGCAGCACGAGAACCTAATGAAAGTCTTGCAAATACAG cagcagcaacaacaacaacagcagcagcagcagcaacaacagcaacagcagcagcaacaacaacagaaACAGCGACATTCCGATGCCATGATGTCAATGATGATGGGCAATCAACGAATGTTAGGTGTCAGTCCGACGGAGATGCAAATAATGATAAACAATGTCGCGTCGAGCCAAGAGCTTTTGCAACGACCGGAAGCTCAAGCGATCATTCAAGGTCTGCAGCAAGGGGAGATCACCAGACAACATCTCATACAACAGTTGCAG AATCCCGCCATGCAGCATCGCCATCGGGAAGTCTTGGtgaacattttgaaaatgtacgGTGGCACCACACCTCGTACTATAAGTCCGCATCCTCATCCCACTGCTCCCACCCCCCAGGATCATATCCTGCAGCAGATGCTATatcagcagcagcaacagagAATTCCATCCCCGATGAACAATG TGATGCCACACAGAGTACCGTCGCCACGGGAGATCGTTATGCACACTCAATCCATAATGCAAGGTGCTTTAATTAAGAAGAAATTGGAGGAGCAGCGTGAGAATTTCCGTAAACGGCAGGatcaacagcagcagcagcagcagcagcagcaacaacaacagcagcagcagcagcaacagcagcagcaacaagtTCAGCAGCAGCGCGCGTCTAGTCCTGTTAACTCACCAGCTAAGCAAACAGCCAGTCCGCTCGCTTTTACTCCAACCTCCGTTTTACGTAAAATGACTGCTGATAAGGAACCCGACG GAAGCAGCAATGACCCATCCAAAATGTCCACACAAACTCAGGCTTCGCAAATGCAACAAATGCAGTCTGCAGTACAATTACTTGCGCACGGGGCTCTCTCGAGACACACCGCATTACGACCGCAAGCTGTCCAATCGACATGGTCGAATCCATCGCTTAAACAACATCCAG GTCGACCTATAGTAAAAGGCGGCAACAATAACAACACAAGCGGCAATCAGTTCCAATACAATGCGGGAAATGCAGAATTTCAACAGCATCAGCACAGGACGGTCTCAAACGTTTACGGCAACCCACCGAGATCTAAGCACACGATGGCGACCTCGCTACCGCCGCATCACAGCGTTCCGCAGTACAACGTGGCGCAGAACTCGATTATGAATCAGAGGTCAAATCCTATAAATACTCAAATGAAGACTCAGCAAGTCCCGTCGCATCTCGCCAATATGCAGCAACAACCGCCGCATGGAACCGCCAAcatgcagcagcagcagcagcaaccgCCGCAGCGGAGTGTAAATACACCGATGCAACTTGTCGTGAACCAAAATTACAATTCCAGTCGCACAG ATGGACGTGCGATGCGATCGCAGCAAATGAACATGCCGGTTGGCCGTCAACCTTCGCCGGGCCTCGGGTTTGTGGGCAGTAACGGAGGTGACCTCTCGCCAACATCTAATCAGCTCGCGCGATGGTTCAGCCCGGAACTACTCGCTCAAGCGCGGGCTGGCAAGCTGCCGGAACTCGTGCAGACGAACGTCCTGTCGTTGGAGGAGCTCGAGAAACTGCAACATGCATCAACCATAGTGCATAACTAA